From a single Deltaproteobacteria bacterium genomic region:
- a CDS encoding 4-oxalocrotonate tautomerase, producing the protein MPVVHIYMYSGKTKEQKNELVKRISKDFAEVVSVKPESLNILFHDTDKEDWGIRGSLASEQ; encoded by the coding sequence ATGCCGGTCGTTCACATTTACATGTACTCGGGTAAAACCAAGGAACAGAAAAACGAGTTGGTGAAGCGGATTTCAAAAGACTTCGCCGAGGTGGTCAGCGTCAAACCGGAGTCGCTAAATATTTTATTTCACGACACCGACAAAGAAGATTGGGGCATCCGCGGCTCCTTGGCATCCGAACAATAG
- a CDS encoding ABC transporter substrate-binding protein has protein sequence MRAIRLAYRDHDRTPMIYCIKAMAERHYNVNVEIIRIEPKHEFEAALFNDSCDVIIEHIEYLHTEAAKGKKISLFCAPQIQRGLILVVPQEFNSLADLKGKTMAVRDLGRPHRITLWLRKVGLENDVRTIIVSDKEVGRWKQWKKVASGECAACFIAPIYLADALAAGLKTFPAEEAEVVSLFAQACLSEFAARNSDLLKDYIKAVIHALAQYKYRRDEAVAIAAQEPMRLIKLTDIGELRSQVDAMAELLQIKPYPTVEAIMNTNEIAAQEYGPTVENPLTLWDLHWVKELDDEGFIDTLVASLR, from the coding sequence ATGCGCGCCATCCGACTCGCCTACCGCGACCACGACCGCACACCGATGATTTATTGCATCAAGGCGATGGCCGAACGCCATTACAACGTCAACGTCGAAATCATTCGAATAGAACCGAAACATGAATTCGAAGCCGCGCTCTTCAATGATTCCTGCGACGTGATCATCGAACATATCGAGTATCTCCACACCGAAGCGGCCAAAGGCAAAAAGATCTCGCTCTTCTGCGCGCCGCAGATTCAGCGCGGCTTAATATTGGTCGTGCCCCAGGAATTCAATTCCCTCGCCGATCTCAAAGGCAAGACCATGGCCGTGCGCGACCTCGGCCGGCCCCACCGTATCACTCTTTGGCTGCGCAAAGTCGGTCTGGAAAACGATGTAAGAACGATCATCGTCAGCGACAAAGAAGTTGGCCGCTGGAAGCAGTGGAAGAAAGTCGCCAGCGGCGAATGCGCCGCCTGCTTCATCGCGCCGATCTATCTCGCCGACGCCCTGGCCGCCGGACTGAAAACATTCCCGGCTGAGGAAGCCGAAGTCGTCAGCCTGTTCGCCCAAGCCTGCCTGAGCGAATTCGCCGCGCGGAACTCCGACCTGCTCAAAGATTATATTAAAGCCGTAATCCACGCCCTGGCACAGTACAAATACCGCCGCGACGAAGCCGTGGCCATCGCCGCCCAAGAACCGATGCGCTTGATTAAGCTCACCGACATCGGCGAACTGCGCAGCCAAGTGGACGCCATGGCCGAGCTGTTACAAATCAAACCGTACCCAACGGTCGAAGCGATCATGAACACCAACGAGATCGCCGCCCAAGAATACGGCCCGACAGTGGAGAACCCGCTGACGCTGTGGGACCTGCACTGGGTAAAAGAATTGGATGACGAAGGATTCATTGACACGTTAGTGGCTAGTCTGCGCTGA
- a CDS encoding flavodoxin family protein, giving the protein MKKLHIVYHSMTGGTYQMAQAAASGAASEPDVAVNFIHAGEAGPSELLQADGYIFATPENLAMMSGVMKDFFDRTYYAALDRIVGRPYATLICAGSDGENAARQIQKIATGWRLKPIAEPLIVCTYAQTPDEILAKKQIGEFDLQRCEEIGATIAAGLALGIY; this is encoded by the coding sequence ATGAAAAAACTGCACATCGTCTATCACTCCATGACCGGCGGCACTTATCAGATGGCGCAAGCCGCCGCCAGCGGCGCGGCGTCCGAGCCGGATGTCGCGGTGAATTTTATCCATGCCGGCGAGGCCGGCCCAAGCGAACTACTGCAAGCCGACGGCTACATCTTCGCCACCCCGGAAAATCTCGCCATGATGTCCGGCGTCATGAAAGATTTTTTCGACCGCACTTACTATGCCGCACTCGATAGAATCGTCGGCCGTCCCTACGCGACACTCATCTGCGCCGGCAGCGACGGCGAAAACGCCGCCCGACAAATTCAAAAAATTGCCACCGGCTGGCGCTTGAAACCCATCGCCGAGCCGCTGATCGTCTGCACCTACGCGCAGACACCGGACGAAATTCTCGCCAAGAAACAGATCGGCGAGTTCGATCTTCAGCGTTGCGAAGAGATCGGCGCGACCATCGCGGCGGGATTGGCGTTGGGGATTTATTGA